The sequence AGAGAGAATGATTAAGTTTTTTGAGAAGAAGGGGTTGAGCAAAGGAACTGCGACGATGGTCGGCGAAGAGTTGATGCAAGACACTAACCTGTTAAGGAGATTATTTGCTGAGGAAAGATATGGTATACACGAGGAAGCACTTGGCGATCCACGCAGGACCGGACTGTATGCTGGATTGTTTAGGCTTATTGGCACGATTTTCCCGCTGATACCATACTTCTTGAACTTGCCATTAGTATTGACGGTTCCAATCTCAGTACTGATTACACTTGCTGTACTGGTTTTTACAGGTTTTCTGGCAGCAATATCTACGGAAACAAGCATAAGTGGAAAAGTAACTGAACTAATAATAAGCGGCCTTGTTCTAACAGCCGTAGTATTCTTTGTTGGCTGGATAGCCTCATTTTTTATTCAATTGATGCAATAAACATGCGTTATTAAGCAGTTTGCACTCATCATGAAATAGATATAGCTTGTTTTTCAAAAAGGACGACTTAATATTTTTAGGAAGCGCAAATAAAAATACAAAAATGTACCAGGTAGCCAATTTACGCTTTTAATGGAGATCCCCCTCATCCCTCTTTTTTCTTTTAAAGTGGAAGCGAAAATGTCGGTGTCTATTGAAGATTTTCCGTAAATCTTAAAAGTTGTTTGTATGTGTATAGCGTGAAATGTTAAGTGATTGGATATGATTATAAAAAATGTTTTGGCTTCTGGCATTTCAGCATTGATGCTTCTGTCAGTAGTGTTTGGCGTAGCTTTAAATGTTTCCAAGGTTCGTGGTGGCGGAATCATATATATTAGAGCTGACGGTTCAGTTGAGGGGACGGATAAGATTCAGCGGGTTGGGAACGTCTACACTTTCACTGATAACATCAACGATAGTATTGTCGTTGAAAAAGACAACATAATAATTGATGGGGCAGGCTACGCCCTTCAAGGAACATGGGGAATTGGACTAAATTTGGCTTACAGAAGCAATGTAACCATCAAAAGCATCGTAATCAAAAATTTTGATTATGGCATCTATTTCTTCTGTTCACAAAACAATATAATCTCTGGAAACACTATAACAAACAACGGGATTGGCGTCTGGCTCTACGCATCCTCGAACAACAGCATTTCCGGAAACAACATAGCAAACAATGGGATTGGCCTCTATCTCGAGGATTCCTCAAGCAACAAGTTTCACCATAACAACTTTATTAATAACACGCATCAAGTCTACGATTATTCATGGGATCACAATCTATGTCCTCCATCGATAAATGTTTGGGACAAGGGTTATCCAAGCGGTGGAAACTATTGGAGCGACTACGCTGGTGTTGACCTTTACAGTGGCCCCTACCAGAATGAAACTGGAAGCGACGAAATAGGCGACACACCATACATAATTGACAACAATAACCGAGATCGTTATCCACTTATACCAGAATTCTCAATAAACATAATACCACCTCTTGCATTAGCTATGCTTACATCAATCGCAATAATTACTAGGGAAAAGAAAACTAAAAATCGAATGTGACCATTCTCTTTTTTCTATTGCAAATCTCTACTGTTATTCGACTTTTGTTTGCGCGATAAAGCCGCAGACTTCCGTGTGCAAGCTTCGAGACCTGCTTTATATGTTAAATTTCGCATGAAAACAGTCTCAACACTTGATGAAATTAGAGCGTTATCATAGGTTGAGTTCAAATACGTTTGCGAAAGGGAACCGACTGCTGCTCTTCAGAAAACGTAAATAAGCAAGCGCTAAAATCATAATTAATCCGGAAAAATCTGCCGGGGTAGCCTAGCCTGGAATGGGCGCCAGACTCATAATCTGGAGTCGAACGGGGCTAAGCGCCTAACGCCAGATGTCGCGGGCTCAAATCCCGCCCCCGGCACTCTTTGCATGATCCTGGGGGGGAGCTGAAAACTAAAACTAACTGCTCTCCGTCTGGTTTTTATGTGGGATTTTTCGTACATATAATGCAGGTAAGATTTCTGAAAAACAAGATAAAGGTTTATTCCATGAAATTTCCAAGAACGTTAAAAGCATTTATGAAAGTTATGGACTAAAAATATGCGAAGGAATGGCTGATGCCTGGAACAATAAGGAGTTTCATAGCTTTCGACATCGAGAACACCAACGTCTTAGAGAACATTGCAAAAATGCAGAGGATTTTAGTTGGGGCGGGTGCAGATTTAAAGCTTGTTGAACCTAAAAAGGTTCACATAACCCTGCGTTTTTTAGGAAACATAACACCAGCTACTGTGGACAAGGTTTATGAGGCAATGTGTAAAATTCAATTTTCTCCTTTTACCATTAAGCTTCACGGGCTGGGTGCTTTTCCAAATCAGCGGAACCCCCGAGTTATTTGGGCCGGGATAAGGGAGGGCTCCACGCAACTTCGAGGAATCTTCGAACAGTTAGAGCCTTCTCTTCGTGATTTAGGTTTTGCCCCAGACCCAAAAGGCTTCAGTCCCCACTTAACAATTGCCCGTGTAAGGTCTGGACGGAACAAAGCACAGCTTACAAGATGTCTAATGGAAAATGCAAACTTTGACTTCGGCATTATTGAAGCCAGCTGTTTAAGGCTTAAAAGAAGCGACTTAACGCCCAAAGGACCTATTTATACAACACTCAGAGAATACTGTCCAAAATGCTGATTTAAGGAGAATGGTCGGGCTTAAAACTATGCAAAGTGCGTTAGAAAAAGTTTGCAAAATCGTTTTGGAGAAAATAACCCCAAACCTGGAGGAGTATGAAAAAACAGAGAGCTTGGCGCAAATGCTGGAAAAGCGGGTTAAGGAAGCGGCGGAATATTTTGGCGTAAAAGCAACAGTACGACTTGAAGGTTCTGTGGCCAAGGACACTTGGCTCAGCGGAGAGCCAGACATAGATATTTTCATGCGTTTGCCCCCGAGTATACCTCGTGCCAACCTCGGCGAAGTTGCCCTAAAAATAGCTAGAAAAGCTACGGAGGGAGCGAGACAAGTGGAAAGATTTGCGGAACACCCGTACCTTGAGGCGTTTGTAGACAATGTGCGAGTTAACATTGTGCCCTGCTATGAAGTTCAGCGCGGGGAATGGCTAAGCGCCACAGACCGCACACCCTACCACACGGATTACGTGAAAAAATGTTTAAAGCCGCATATGCATGGCGAAGTTCGCCTCTTGAAAAGATTCATGAAGGGTATAGGTGTCTACGGCGCAGAAATAAAAGTGGGAGGTTTCAGTGGCTATTTGTGTGAGCTCTTAGTTCTTCACTATGGCTCTTTTGCAGAGGTTTTAAAGGCGTTTGCTCAATGGACAAAGCGGATAGTCATAGACATAGAAAAGCATTTTAAGGGCAGAGAGGACGAATTGCCACTGCTCTTTAACGAGCCTTTAGTGATCGTTGACCCAGTGGACATGGGACGAAACGTTGCTGCAGCCGTTCATCCTCAAAAGCTTTATACTTTTGTGGCTGCGGCCCGCGCATTTCTGGAAAAGCCGAGCCTAAAATTCTTTTATCCGCCTGAAACAAAGCCGTTAAATGTTGAAGAACTGAAGGCGACGCTGCAAAAACGTGGTTCCACATTGCTCTTTATAGTTTTCGGTAAGGTTAACGCTGTTCCAGATGTTTTATGGGGGCAACTTTATAAGTCCCAACGTTCATTGGCAAAACTTCTGGAAACAAACGATTTCGCAATATTACGGCATACTGCTTGGAGTGATGAGGAAAATCTAAACACTTTCATTTTTGAACTTGAAAGCCACAGTCTTCCACGAGTCAAAAAACATCTTGGGCCACCGCTGGAAAAAATCGCGGACTGTGAAAGATTTTTGGCTAAATATGTCGCCAACTCGGAGACGATTTCTGGGCCATACATTGATGACGGAAGATGGGTTGTTGAAATCAAGCGAAAATGCACAGACGCGGTTACACTTTTGACTGAGAGCCTTAAAGACAGTGGTGGAAGAAGCGCCGGTGTAGCCAGAGAGATAGCCAAAATATTGAACGAGGGTTTCAGAATTTTTGTGAACGAGGAAATAACTGAGGTTTACGTCCAAAACGGCGAATTTGCAAAATTCTTGACAGACTTTCTTCAAGGCAAGCCTAAATGGCTAGAAAACGCCTAAAATGTGGTTGAAAGCAGAGCAATACCTAAAAGCCAACAGTAAATGGCGAAAAAGTGGAATTTTCTTCTCGCTAAAACTTTCCAAAGCAGTTTTAAGACTAAATAACCGACGATCATGACTACAACTGCTCCAACAGAAAACTCAAATAAACCAAACGTTGATGTGAACAGCATATTATGCTCCCTATAAAGAGTCAAAGCCAATGCTCCAACAACTGCCGGAATCGACAATAAAAAGGAGAATTTAAACGCTTTTTCACACTTAACCCCAAGCAGAAGTGCAACGGCAATGGTTAACCCGCTTCTTGAAAGCCCGGGAACAACGGCCAAACCTTGTGCAATCCCTATCGAGAGAGCTTCTTTATAATGGATGTCAGTGAATCTTTCTCTTCCAATTTTTGTTAACCAGAGAAAAACACCGCAGACAACAAAAGCCGTGGCTGTAACTGAAAGTTCATGAAAAACATGTTCCAAAAATTCATAGAAAAACCATCCTATAGCCGCTGTTGGCACAGTGCCAACAATTATGAGGGGGATTAGCCTTCCATGCTCGGTTTTGAAGTCTAAATTTGTAAGCGCCCTCAGAGTGGCTGCAATATCGTTTCTAAAGAAAGCCAGAACAACAATCAGTGTTCCAACGTGCAAAACAACATCAAAAAGCAGCGGAACTTTCAAGCCGAGAAGATTTTCGCAAATTTTCAAATGTCCAGTGCTTGATATGGGAAGCCATTCCGTAAAGCCTTGAATCACACTCAATATTATAACCTTAAGCAAATCGTTCAAACACTTACACACGCCCTCTTTGCCTTCTAAAAGGTTAACCTTATTAAAAAGTTGCCATAAATTACATTTTTTGCTGAGACCTTTTGCAGAAGAAAAATTCGCAATTCTCTAGCGGCACGGGCAATTAACGTCCTGCTTTCAACCTACATCTCTTAAACGTGTTTTGCTTATTCCATAATAATCTAGCATAAATATTTCTCGTATAAGGCAAAAATGGAGGAAATAGTGGCTTAAATGAAAGGACTAAACGTGAACTAGTACCTTCTTCTCCGGTCTCTTCTTTTCATCCAGCATGCTCGGCAGTAGACTGGTCTGCTTGGGTCTGGAACGAAGGGAACCTCACATTCCATGCCACAGTCGGAGCAGACCGCCTTATGCATTTCTTTACTAGACATTTTAGCCAGTTTAACTCCTTTACCTGTTTATTTTTGTGCAAAAACCGCCTATTTAGAAAGCAGTTTTGCACTTCGTTATGTAGAGTTGAATGCCGCTTATAAAAGTTTTCATGAAATTCAAATCAGCATTTAATGGTTAGTTAGCGTATGTTTAGCTTTGCTAAAGATTCATTGTTCATAACTTTTAATGCCATTTGTTCTGAAAAAATAACCGAAAGTAGTTGGGACATATGCCATGAAGGTTTTGATGGAAGAGGAAGCCCAAAGGATAGTTGTGGACTTTCTAAAGAAGAGGAAAAAGACTGAAAAAATTGATGTTGCTTCCGTCGAGCAGAGGGGTGACTGCTGGATTGTTAGGGGAACATGTCCTATAGACCTTGAAGGCCACCCATGGGCTGAACGCTTTGAGGTTGTCATAGACGCCAAGGGAAAGATAAAATCCACAGACTTTTCACTTTTATAGCTACTTTTAGCCTTCAATTCTGGGGTGTAAATGACAGTTTTCAAAAATATATATTTAAGGCCTTGCAACCAGTAATTATCGGAGGACCGTTTTCCTTGTTTAAAAAAATTCTTGTTCCTTTGGACGGTTCTGAACACTCTATGAGGGCTTTGGACATTGCCATACAAATAGCTAAAAAGTTCGAAAGTAAGATCACGTTGATCCACATTTATTCCATTGGTGTCAGACCATTTTTTGTGCCGGAACCGACGACTTTTGTTCCAAGTATTCCGATGGTGACTCCAGCTGAATATTCTAGGGTTGCTGAAGCAGTCAGAGAAGCTGGTGCAAAAATTTTAGCCGAGGGCGCAAAAAGGGTGAGGGCTGAAGGCATGGAAGTTGAAACTGTGTTATTAGAAGGTCACGTAGTCCACGAGATAGTTAAAGCGGCCAAAGAATGCAAATTCGACTTGATTGTCATAGGTGCAAGGGGTTTAAGCCGGATAAGGGAGATACTTTTGGGAAGCGTCAGCGACGGCGTTATTCGAAACGCTTCATGCCCTGTCCTAGTGACTAAATAGGTTCTCGCAGAGACTTGTCATACCGCATGAAACCGGTTCATTTTCTCACCAAAAGGTTTATTTTTATGCGCTATTCGGATTCTCTCACCTAACCCGGAGGCAAGCCGACTCAGAAATGTACGTGAATAAAATAGGCTATGATTCCGCGATGGCTTCAGCAGGAGGAGTTATGTATGCTGAAGTCATCCCGCACACTCA comes from Candidatus Bathyarchaeota archaeon and encodes:
- a CDS encoding DNA-directed RNA polymerase translates to MSSKEMHKAVCSDCGMECEVPFVPDPSRPVYCRACWMKRRDRRRRY
- a CDS encoding right-handed parallel beta-helix repeat-containing protein encodes the protein MIIKNVLASGISALMLLSVVFGVALNVSKVRGGGIIYIRADGSVEGTDKIQRVGNVYTFTDNINDSIVVEKDNIIIDGAGYALQGTWGIGLNLAYRSNVTIKSIVIKNFDYGIYFFCSQNNIISGNTITNNGIGVWLYASSNNSISGNNIANNGIGLYLEDSSSNKFHHNNFINNTHQVYDYSWDHNLCPPSINVWDKGYPSGGNYWSDYAGVDLYSGPYQNETGSDEIGDTPYIIDNNNRDRYPLIPEFSINIIPPLALAMLTSIAIITREKKTKNRM
- a CDS encoding undecaprenyl-diphosphate phosphatase, with product MSVIQGFTEWLPISSTGHLKICENLLGLKVPLLFDVVLHVGTLIVVLAFFRNDIAATLRALTNLDFKTEHGRLIPLIIVGTVPTAAIGWFFYEFLEHVFHELSVTATAFVVCGVFLWLTKIGRERFTDIHYKEALSIGIAQGLAVVPGLSRSGLTIAVALLLGVKCEKAFKFSFLLSIPAVVGALALTLYREHNMLFTSTFGLFEFSVGAVVVMIVGYLVLKLLWKVLARRKFHFFAIYCWLLGIALLSTTF
- a CDS encoding universal stress protein: MFKKILVPLDGSEHSMRALDIAIQIAKKFESKITLIHIYSIGVRPFFVPEPTTFVPSIPMVTPAEYSRVAEAVREAGAKILAEGAKRVRAEGMEVETVLLEGHVVHEIVKAAKECKFDLIVIGARGLSRIREILLGSVSDGVIRNASCPVLVTK
- the thpR gene encoding RNA 2',3'-cyclic phosphodiesterase, which codes for MPGTIRSFIAFDIENTNVLENIAKMQRILVGAGADLKLVEPKKVHITLRFLGNITPATVDKVYEAMCKIQFSPFTIKLHGLGAFPNQRNPRVIWAGIREGSTQLRGIFEQLEPSLRDLGFAPDPKGFSPHLTIARVRSGRNKAQLTRCLMENANFDFGIIEASCLRLKRSDLTPKGPIYTTLREYCPKC
- the cca gene encoding CCA tRNA nucleotidyltransferase, with amino-acid sequence MQSALEKVCKIVLEKITPNLEEYEKTESLAQMLEKRVKEAAEYFGVKATVRLEGSVAKDTWLSGEPDIDIFMRLPPSIPRANLGEVALKIARKATEGARQVERFAEHPYLEAFVDNVRVNIVPCYEVQRGEWLSATDRTPYHTDYVKKCLKPHMHGEVRLLKRFMKGIGVYGAEIKVGGFSGYLCELLVLHYGSFAEVLKAFAQWTKRIVIDIEKHFKGREDELPLLFNEPLVIVDPVDMGRNVAAAVHPQKLYTFVAAARAFLEKPSLKFFYPPETKPLNVEELKATLQKRGSTLLFIVFGKVNAVPDVLWGQLYKSQRSLAKLLETNDFAILRHTAWSDEENLNTFIFELESHSLPRVKKHLGPPLEKIADCERFLAKYVANSETISGPYIDDGRWVVEIKRKCTDAVTLLTESLKDSGGRSAGVAREIAKILNEGFRIFVNEEITEVYVQNGEFAKFLTDFLQGKPKWLENA